TTCATCGGCGACGAGATCGCCGAGGCGATCATGGACAGCAAACACCGCGGCCGTGACTTCCTCTCGCCGCTGATCGTCTTCAACTTCTTCGAGGAGAACCTGGAACACCACGGCTCGATCGCCGAGGACCGATTCGATACGTACTATCGCTACCTCGAACGCGTCCGTGAGGAGTACCGCGAGCGCGCCATCGAAGACGTCCGGCATGCACTGGCCTACGACGTCGACGAGATCCGACGGCAGGGCGAAAAGTACATGGATCACGTGATGGCCTACATCGACGACGACACCGTCGAGGACGAGATCACGGGCCGCGAACAGGAGCCCGACGAAACGTTCCTGCGAAGCGTCGAGGAGAAACTCGACATTCCCGAGGACCGCAAGGACGACTTCCGCCAGGAGGTCTCGAACTGGGTCTCCCGACGTGCTCGCGAGGGCGAAGCGTTCAACCCACAGGACAACGAGCGCCTGCGCCGTGCGCTCGAACGCAAACTCTGGGAGGACAAGAAACACAACATCAACTTCTCGGCGCTGGTCAGCGCGAACGAGTTCGACGACGACGAGCGGTCGGCGTGGATCGACGCGCTGCTCAAGCAGGGATACAGTGAGGATGGCGCGCGCGAAGTGCTGGAGTTCGCCGGTGCCGAGGTCGCCAAATCCGAGCTGGAGGAGTGACGATGTCCCGAGGAGAAAAGTTCGTCAGCGAGGCAGACACCGCCCTCGAAGGGGCCTACGAGGAGCCCAGAGCACTGGCCGAGTACGTCGACCGCGTCTTCGAACGCCCGAGGATCGCCTCCCATGCGACCAAGTATCTGGTCGAGGCGATCGAATCACAGGGCACCAGAACGGTGATCGAAGAGGGCGAGGAAAAAGAGCGCTATCGCTTCTTCGATGATCCCCACAACGACGGCGAGCACGCGATCCTCGGCAACACCGAGGTGCTCAACGCCTTCGTCGACGATCTGCGAACGATCGCCGCCGAACGCGGCAAAGGCGAGAAGATCATCTGGTTCGACGGGCCGACGGCGACCGGGAAATCCGAACTCAAACGCTGTCTGATCAACGGATTGCGCGAGTACTCCAAGACAGAGGAAGGGCGTCGCTACACCATCGAATGGAACGTCGAGGGCGCGGTCGATACGCGCGGTCTGAGCTACGGGAGCGAGCGCCGCTCCGACGAGGACGACTGGTACGAGAGTCCCGTTCAGGCGCATCCGCTGTCGGTGTTCCCCGACGACGTCCGGGCGGAGCTACTGACCGAGATCAACGAGGCCTCGGACGCTCACGTCGATCTGCACGTCGACACGCGTCTCGATCCGTTCTCGCGGGAAGCCTACGAGTACTTGGAAGAACAGTACCGCCGATCGGGACAGTCCGGCGAACTGTTCTCGGCGATCACCGATCCCGATCACCTCAGGGTGAAAAACTACGTCGTCGACGTCGGGCAGGGGATCGGTGTCCTCCACTCCGAGGACGAGGGCCATCCCAAACAGCGACTGGTCGGCTCGTGGATGCAGGGTATGTTACAGGAGCTGGACTCCCGCGGACGAAAGAACCCGCAGGCGTTCAGTTACGACGGTGTACTCTCGCAGGGCAACGGGCTCCTCACGATCGTCGAGGACGCCGCCCAGCACGCCGACTTGCTCCAGAAGCTACTGAACGTCCCCGACGAGCGAACGGTCAAACTCGACAAGGGGATCGGGATGGATCTCGATACGCAGCTGTTGATTATCTCGAACCCGGATCTGGAAGACCAGCTCAACCAGCACGCCGACCGTAACGGGGCGGACCCCCTGAAGGCGCTCAAGCGCAGGCTCGATAAACACGAGTTTGCCTACCTGACGAACGTCTCGCTGGAGACCGAACTCATCCGGCGGGAGCTGACCGGCGAGATGTCGGTCTGGGAGACCGATGAGTACGACGAACTGGAAGCGAAGATCCGCGAGCCGGTCACGATGGACCTGCGGGGAGCCAACGGCGAGATCCGCGAACGCGAACTCGCCCCGCACGCCATCCAGGCCGCGGCGATGTACGCGGTCGTGACGCGGCTCGACGATGGGGATCTGCCCGCAGGGATCGATCTCGTCGACAAGGCGGTCCTCTACGATCGCGGGTATCTGGAGGACGGCGACGAACGCCGTCAGAAAGACGAGTTTGTCTTCGACGACGTCGGAAGCGGCAAGCAGGGAATCCCGGTGACGTTTACACGGGACGTGCTTGCCGAACTCCTGCAGGCGGAGACTGACCGGCATCACCCCGACCTCCCCGTCGAGTCAGTCGTCATGCCCCGCGACGTGTTGAACGCGATGGCCGAAGAGCTGTCGGAGGCTCCGATGTTCTCGGCTGGCGAAAGTGCGGAGTTCGAGAACCGTGTCGTCCCGGTGAAAAACTACCTGTTTAGCCAGCAGGAGGCGGATGTCCTCGAGGCCATGCTCCACGACAATCGGGTCGACAAGGAGACGGTCGGCGAGTACGTCGAACACGTCTACGCCTGGGCGACCGACGAGCGGATCACCAACGACCGGGGCGAACGCATCGAACCGGACCCCCTGAAGATGAAGCTGTTCGAGGTCGAACGGATGGGCCGGTTCGCCGAGAGTGATTACGAGGGCAACCAGCCCTCGACCGCCGTCGCCGAGTTCCGGCGGAGCAAAATCATCACGTCGCTGAACCGCCACGCCTGGGAGCACCGCGACGAGGATTTCTCGGTATCGGATGTCGACCTGACGTCGATCCCGATCATTCGGAGCCTCCTGGAGAGCTACGACTGGGACGACGTCGACCGGATCTACGAGGACTTCGATCCGAGCCAGTGGTCGGATCCACCGGCGGACACGGAGACGGAGAGAGTGAAACGACAAACGATCGATACCATGATTGATCTGTTCGACTACACGGCGGCGTCGGCCGAGCTGACGAGCCGCCACGTCGTCGGCCAGATCGCGTACAAGTGGGAATAATGGGACTACAGGACGATCTCGACCGGTTCAGGGAAGTGGGCGAACAGCGCCGTGAAGACCTCGCCGAGTTCATCCAGTACGGCGATTTGAGCGGGAGCGGTCGGGACGAGGTGAAGATCCCGATCAAGATCGTCGACCTCCCCTCGTTCGAGTACGATCAGCGCGATCAGGGCGGCGTCGGACAGGGGAAGGGTGAGGTCGGCGACCCGGTCGGCCCCCCCGAACCGGAGCCGGGCGACGGTGACGAGGACGGCGACCCCGGCGAGGAAAGCGGTGAACACGAGTACTACGAGATGGACCCCGAGGAGTTCGCCGAGGAGCTCGACGAACGACTTGGCCTGGACCTGGAGCCAAAGGGCAAGAAGGTCGTCGAGGAGAAGGAGGGCCCTTACACCGATCTCACGCGGAGCGGCCCGGACTCGACGCTGGACTTCGAGCGCATGTTCAAGGAGGGGCTCAAGCGAAAGCTCGCGATGGACTTCGACGAGGAGTTCCTTCGCGAGGTGCTGAAGATCGACGGCTGGGGGGCCCAGCAGGTCTTCGAGTGGGCGCGCCGCGAGAACATCCCCGTCTCGAAGCCGTGGATCGAGGAGGCCTACGACGAGGTCTCGGACGACGAACTCGATACGTGGGAGAGCTTCGAGGAGCTACAGGCGAACGTCGAGCGCGAACCGGTCCAGCGGAAGATCCGGCGCGAGGGGCTCACACACGTCCCACTGCGCCGTGAAGACGAGCGGTACAGGCATCCCGAGATCATCGAGGAGAAAGAAAAGAACGTCGTCGTGGTGAACATCCGCGATGTCTCCGGCTCGATGCGCCAGAACAAACGGGAGCTGGTCGAGCGGACGTTCACGCCACTTGACTGGTATCTCCAGGGCAAGTACGACAACGCCGAGTTCGTCTACATCGCCCACGACGCCGAGGCATGGGAGGTCGACCGCGACGAGTTCTTCGGAATCCGTTCGGGCGGCGGGACGAAGATCTCTGCGGCCTACGAACTCGCCGACGCACTGCTGGAGGAGTACCCCTGGCACGAGTGGAACCGGTACGTGTTCGCTGCCGGGGACAGCGAGAACTCCTCGAACGATACCGAATCCGGCGTGATACCGCTGATGGAGTCGATTCCGGCCAACCTGCATGCCTACGTCGAGACCCAGCCGAGCGGTAACGCGGTCAACGCGACCCACGCCAAAGAGCTGGAGAGCCATTTCGACGAGGACGGCAACGTGGCGGTGGCCTACGTCTCCGGACAGGACGACGTCGTCGATGCCATAGAGGAGATCCTCAGCACGGAGAGCGACTCATGAACTTCGATCGATACAGCGCACAGCGCGAGGCGGAGAAACTGCAAGCACCAGTCGAGGAGGCCCGAAAGCTGGCCGAACGGCTCGGCCTCGAACCCTACCCGGTCAACTACTGGATCGTCGACTACGACGAGATGAACGAGCTGATCGCCTACGGCGGGTTCCAGCAGCGCTATCCGCACTGGCGCTGGGGGATGCAGTACGACCGCCAGCAAAAGCAGGGCCAGTATATGGGCGGGAAGGCTTTCGAGATCGTCAACAACGACAATCCCTCTCACGCCTTCCTGCAGGAGTCGAACGAACTGGCCGACCAGAAAGCGGTGATCACGCACGTCGAGGCCCACGCCGACTTCTTCGCCAACAACCAGTGGTTCGGTCTCTTCACCGACGGGCGAAGCGACGATACAGTCGAGGCGGCTGCCATGCTCGAACGCCATGCGCGACAGATCCGCGAGTATATGGAGGACCCCGAAATCGACCGAGCCGACGTGGAGCGCTGGATCGATCACGTGCTCACGCTGGAGGATACCATCGACCAGCATCAGGCGTTCTCGGCGACACGACCGGGCGAACCAGAGGTCGACACTGACGACGTCGAAGCCGACCTCGCGGAACAGCTCGCAGAGCTGGAGCTGAGCGACGAAGTTCGCGAGGAGGTGTTCACCGAGGAGTGGCTCGAAGGACAGGCCGACGACGAGACGGTCACCGACCCCACGACACCCGAAAAAGACGTCATCGCCTTCCTCGGCGAGCATGGCAAGCAGTTCGATGCCGACGCCGGGAAGGCCCGCGAGTACGAGCCCTGGCAACGCGACGTCCTGGAGATGCTGCGCACCGAATCGTACTACTTCGCGGGGCAAAAAATGACAAAAATAATGAATGAGGGCTGGGCCAGTTACTGGGAATCCGTCATGATGGCTGGCGAGAACTTCGCCGAGGCCGACGAGTTCCTCACCTACGCCGATCACATGGCGCGCGTCCTCGGTTCGCCCGGCCTGAATCCCTACAAGCTGGGCCTCGAACTCTGGCAGTACGCCGAGAACACGGCCAACCGGCGGGAGGTCCTGGACAAACTCCTGCGCGTCGATGGAATCTCGTGGCGGAACCTGACGGAATCCGTCGACTTCGACGCCGTGCTGGAGACCATCGAACCGCCGTCTGCGCTGAAACTGATCACAGACGACCGGCTCGATGCGGTCGCCGACCTGGCCGACGAATATGTCGATCGTGAGAACCTCCAGCGCGCCCGTGACGGCGATATTGACGTCGATCGCTATCCCTGGAAAGTGCTCACCTACGAGGGGCTGGCGCGGCGACACTTCTCGTTGATCAAACCCCAGAACCGCAGTTTTCTGCCGAACGTGAGCCAGTCCGAACTTGAACGGCTTGGTCGCTATCTCTTCGATGACGCGATC
This genomic window from Natranaeroarchaeum aerophilus contains:
- a CDS encoding SpoVR family protein, producing the protein MNFDRYSAQREAEKLQAPVEEARKLAERLGLEPYPVNYWIVDYDEMNELIAYGGFQQRYPHWRWGMQYDRQQKQGQYMGGKAFEIVNNDNPSHAFLQESNELADQKAVITHVEAHADFFANNQWFGLFTDGRSDDTVEAAAMLERHARQIREYMEDPEIDRADVERWIDHVLTLEDTIDQHQAFSATRPGEPEVDTDDVEADLAEQLAELELSDEVREEVFTEEWLEGQADDETVTDPTTPEKDVIAFLGEHGKQFDADAGKAREYEPWQRDVLEMLRTESYYFAGQKMTKIMNEGWASYWESVMMAGENFAEADEFLTYADHMARVLGSPGLNPYKLGLELWQYAENTANRREVLDKLLRVDGISWRNLTESVDFDAVLETIEPPSALKLITDDRLDAVADLADEYVDRENLQRARDGDIDVDRYPWKVLTYEGLARRHFSLIKPQNRSFLPNVSQSELERLGRYLFDDAIYDSVEEALEDVDYTTGWDRMREIRESHNDVTFLDEFLTDEFVEEGEYFTYEHSHATGQPRVASREAADVKKKLLLRFTNFGKPTIVVRDGNYNNRNELLLAHRYNGVMLDTEQAKRTLERVFELWGRPVNLVTIVKRIDDHDREVARRRNEEPEPTEQGALIRYDGETFDERSLPWEDVEDIAASDIDYDTKPDDWLA
- a CDS encoding YeaH/YhbH family protein — encoded protein: MGLQDDLDRFREVGEQRREDLAEFIQYGDLSGSGRDEVKIPIKIVDLPSFEYDQRDQGGVGQGKGEVGDPVGPPEPEPGDGDEDGDPGEESGEHEYYEMDPEEFAEELDERLGLDLEPKGKKVVEEKEGPYTDLTRSGPDSTLDFERMFKEGLKRKLAMDFDEEFLREVLKIDGWGAQQVFEWARRENIPVSKPWIEEAYDEVSDDELDTWESFEELQANVEREPVQRKIRREGLTHVPLRREDERYRHPEIIEEKEKNVVVVNIRDVSGSMRQNKRELVERTFTPLDWYLQGKYDNAEFVYIAHDAEAWEVDRDEFFGIRSGGGTKISAAYELADALLEEYPWHEWNRYVFAAGDSENSSNDTESGVIPLMESIPANLHAYVETQPSGNAVNATHAKELESHFDEDGNVAVAYVSGQDDVVDAIEEILSTESDS
- a CDS encoding PrkA family serine protein kinase, encoding MSRGEKFVSEADTALEGAYEEPRALAEYVDRVFERPRIASHATKYLVEAIESQGTRTVIEEGEEKERYRFFDDPHNDGEHAILGNTEVLNAFVDDLRTIAAERGKGEKIIWFDGPTATGKSELKRCLINGLREYSKTEEGRRYTIEWNVEGAVDTRGLSYGSERRSDEDDWYESPVQAHPLSVFPDDVRAELLTEINEASDAHVDLHVDTRLDPFSREAYEYLEEQYRRSGQSGELFSAITDPDHLRVKNYVVDVGQGIGVLHSEDEGHPKQRLVGSWMQGMLQELDSRGRKNPQAFSYDGVLSQGNGLLTIVEDAAQHADLLQKLLNVPDERTVKLDKGIGMDLDTQLLIISNPDLEDQLNQHADRNGADPLKALKRRLDKHEFAYLTNVSLETELIRRELTGEMSVWETDEYDELEAKIREPVTMDLRGANGEIRERELAPHAIQAAAMYAVVTRLDDGDLPAGIDLVDKAVLYDRGYLEDGDERRQKDEFVFDDVGSGKQGIPVTFTRDVLAELLQAETDRHHPDLPVESVVMPRDVLNAMAEELSEAPMFSAGESAEFENRVVPVKNYLFSQQEADVLEAMLHDNRVDKETVGEYVEHVYAWATDERITNDRGERIEPDPLKMKLFEVERMGRFAESDYEGNQPSTAVAEFRRSKIITSLNRHAWEHRDEDFSVSDVDLTSIPIIRSLLESYDWDDVDRIYEDFDPSQWSDPPADTETERVKRQTIDTMIDLFDYTAASAELTSRHVVGQIAYKWE